In Candidatus Manganitrophaceae bacterium, one DNA window encodes the following:
- a CDS encoding TraR/DksA family transcriptional regulator: MNDREIEQIRKKLLCLRSELQELEEAFKKTSKPVELDQSSVGRLSRMDAMQAQQMALEVTRRRQSRLLKIGGALRRIGSGEYGDCFICGEEIGARRLSADPTNTRCIGCVEK; encoded by the coding sequence ATGAACGACCGAGAGATTGAACAAATTAGGAAAAAACTGCTTTGCCTCCGGTCAGAGCTTCAAGAGCTGGAGGAAGCATTCAAGAAGACGAGCAAGCCTGTAGAGTTGGATCAGAGCAGTGTCGGCAGGCTTTCCCGCATGGATGCGATGCAGGCCCAGCAAATGGCATTGGAGGTGACCAGACGACGTCAGAGTCGGCTCTTGAAGATTGGAGGAGCCTTGCGCCGGATTGGGTCAGGCGAGTACGGCGACTGCTTTATCTGCGGCGAAGAAATAGGTGCGCGTCGGCTTTCCGCCGACCCAACAAATACGCGTTGCATCGGATGTGTCGAGAAGTAA
- a CDS encoding exonuclease, with translation MQLDRPNPTPSCFTAIDFETADYEADSACAVGLVKVVGDQIVKKERFLIRPPRPSFVFTYIHGIDWVQVAREPTFKELWPVIRDMLTGVDFIAAHNARFDQGVLYASCKIAGLDRPDPRFVCTVKLSRKVWGPYPTKLPNVCDHLGIQLKHHDPLSDAEACARIVIAAMKTGYSPPL, from the coding sequence ATGCAACTTGACCGACCAAACCCCACGCCTTCGTGTTTCACTGCGATCGACTTCGAGACAGCAGACTACGAAGCGGACAGTGCCTGTGCTGTTGGGCTTGTGAAGGTCGTTGGGGATCAAATTGTAAAAAAAGAACGCTTCCTGATCCGGCCTCCCAGGCCATCTTTTGTCTTCACCTATATTCATGGAATCGACTGGGTGCAGGTTGCCCGTGAACCGACCTTCAAGGAGTTGTGGCCGGTCATCCGTGATATGCTCACTGGCGTTGATTTTATTGCAGCGCACAATGCCCGGTTTGATCAAGGCGTGCTGTATGCGTCCTGCAAGATCGCCGGCCTGGACCGGCCGGACCCTCGTTTCGTCTGCACCGTAAAACTCTCACGAAAAGTATGGGGGCCTTACCCGACCAAATTACCCAATGTCTGTGATCATCTCGGCATTCAACTCAAACATCACGATCCCCTCTCAGACGCCGAGGCCTGCGCAAGAATTGTCATCGCCGCGATGAAGACGGGGTATTCACCCCCTCTTTGA
- a CDS encoding helix-turn-helix domain-containing protein, which translates to MTISKPLSDEAILAEIGQRVVCRRLDLQYTQADVAEQAGIAKRTVERLEAGFSVQMSTLIRIFRVLDLLPGLDRMIPEAGPRPMDLLKRKGKVRKRASSRRPSDRSDKPWTWGDVS; encoded by the coding sequence ATGACGATATCAAAACCTCTCTCAGATGAGGCCATTCTTGCCGAAATTGGCCAGCGTGTTGTGTGCCGCCGACTTGATCTTCAATATACCCAGGCGGACGTGGCCGAGCAGGCGGGTATTGCCAAGCGGACGGTAGAGCGACTTGAGGCCGGGTTCTCTGTGCAGATGTCGACTCTGATCCGGATTTTTCGGGTGCTGGATCTGTTGCCGGGTCTGGATCGTATGATTCCGGAGGCCGGGCCAAGACCGATGGATTTGCTCAAGAGAAAAGGAAAGGTGCGTAAACGCGCTTCGTCCCGCCGCCCTTCGGATCGCTCAGATAAACCCTGGACCTGGGGTGACGTGTCATGA
- a CDS encoding type II toxin-antitoxin system HipA family toxin, which translates to MNTVAEVRLWGRSIGAVSLDDEDEVAAFEYDPAFAKSGIEISPLMMLLSSRVFTFPELSRKTYYGLPGLLADSLPDKFGHALIDVWLATQGRKPESFNAVERLCYTGERGMGALEFVPAIGPKAWKVNRIQIDKLVELASEILTHRNNLRASFADEKKEQALTDILRVGTSAGGARAKAVIAWNPSTNEVCSGRGPAGEGFECWLLKFDGVRGNRDKELEAPQGYGVVEYAYYRMAKDCGIDMNECRLFEENGRRHFMTRRFDRLAGGEKLHMQSLCALAHYDFNMAGAYSYEQALLVIRQLDLPMRVIEEQFRRMVFNIVARNQDDHVKNIAFLMDKSGNWLLSPAFDMTYSYNPEGRWTASHQMTLNGKRDDFTLDDFKACGKAASMKRGRAESILNEVRETVSRWKDYAEEAGVSVFVGDQIQRTLRLKGF; encoded by the coding sequence ATGAACACGGTTGCCGAGGTCAGGCTCTGGGGTCGGTCGATTGGCGCGGTATCCCTGGACGATGAGGATGAAGTCGCGGCCTTCGAGTACGATCCGGCCTTTGCCAAAAGTGGCATCGAGATTTCGCCGCTGATGATGCTGCTATCCAGCCGTGTTTTTACCTTTCCCGAACTCTCCCGCAAGACCTACTATGGATTGCCCGGCCTGCTGGCCGACTCACTCCCGGACAAGTTCGGCCATGCGCTGATTGATGTCTGGCTGGCCACCCAAGGCCGAAAGCCGGAATCGTTCAATGCGGTCGAGCGGCTTTGCTATACAGGTGAGCGGGGCATGGGGGCGCTGGAATTTGTGCCCGCGATTGGACCGAAAGCCTGGAAGGTAAACCGGATACAGATTGACAAGCTGGTTGAACTCGCGTCGGAAATCCTCACCCATCGCAATAACCTTAGGGCTTCCTTCGCCGATGAAAAGAAGGAACAGGCCCTGACCGATATCCTGCGGGTCGGCACCTCGGCCGGTGGCGCTCGGGCCAAGGCCGTGATTGCATGGAATCCATCGACCAATGAAGTGTGTTCCGGCCGGGGTCCGGCAGGTGAGGGCTTTGAATGCTGGCTGCTTAAGTTTGACGGGGTCAGGGGGAATCGGGACAAGGAACTTGAAGCCCCGCAAGGTTACGGTGTGGTTGAATACGCCTATTACAGAATGGCGAAGGACTGCGGCATTGATATGAATGAATGCCGGCTGTTTGAGGAAAATGGTCGGCGACATTTTATGACGCGGCGTTTTGATCGTCTGGCCGGTGGGGAAAAACTTCACATGCAATCACTCTGTGCGCTGGCCCATTACGATTTCAATATGGCGGGCGCCTACAGCTATGAACAGGCGCTGCTGGTGATTCGGCAGTTGGACTTGCCCATGCGCGTGATTGAGGAACAGTTTCGACGCATGGTGTTTAACATCGTGGCCCGTAATCAGGACGACCATGTCAAAAACATCGCCTTCCTGATGGACAAGTCAGGAAATTGGTTACTTTCGCCCGCTTTTGATATGACCTACAGCTATAACCCTGAAGGTCGCTGGACGGCCAGCCACCAGATGACCCTGAACGGCAAGCGAGATGACTTTACCCTGGATGATTTCAAGGCCTGCGGGAAGGCCGCCTCGATGAAGCGCGGGCGAGCAGAGTCCATTCTTAACGAGGTACGGGAAACGGTATCCCGCTGGAAAGATTATGCCGAAGAAGCAGGTGTCTCGGTTTTTGTGGGCGATCAGATTCAGCGGACACTTCGTTTGAAAGGCTTTTGA